A genomic window from Geotrypetes seraphini chromosome 18, aGeoSer1.1, whole genome shotgun sequence includes:
- the LOC117351534 gene encoding neuropeptide Y receptor type 2-like: MGTLKQDNRTLLIEEPIIDGKVSRGWHTKGIPTSSHAIFGSNSIIMDSTRILGVQVILIIAYSLIILLGVIGNSLVIYMIVKYKSMRTVTNFFIANLALADLMVDTLCLPFTLVYTLLDEWKFGSVLCHLFPYAQALSVYVSTLTLTVIALDRYRCIVFHLDSRISKKFSFFIIIITWLAAAIFAIPLAIFREYRYEEIPSLDLRIPVCSEKWPSGNNRDPTIYSLSMLILQYIFPLAIISYAYARIWFKLKSHISPTSRTESQQKRRKTTKMLVMVVLVFAVCWFPFHMFQLAIDMDLVFHEYKLLYTVFHVIAMCSTFVNPLLYGWMNKNYRNGFLLFFGCKNKSESHEGGSIRGQSYTFRATTFHGSIKNQLTNGQPPTEL; encoded by the coding sequence ATGGGGACATTGAAGCAAGATAACAGAACCCTACTTATAGAAGAGCCAATTATTGATGGAAAGGTTTCTAGAGGCTGGCATACCAAGGGCATCCCAACTTCTAGTCATGCTATCTTTGGGTCTAATTCTATTATCATGGACAGTACTAGAATACTTGGAGTCCAGGTAATACTGATTATAGCCTATTCTTTGATCATCCTTCTGGGAGTCATTGGCAACTCCCTAGTGATCTACATGATAGTGAAATACAAAAGCATGAGGACTGTGACCAACTTCTTCATTGCTAACTTGGCCCTGGCAGATCTTATGGTGGACACCCTCTGTTTGCCCTTTACACTGGTATATACTCTGCTTGATGAATGGAAATTTGGATCTGTTCTCTGCCATCTGTTTCCCTATGCGCAAGCTCTCAGTGTCTATGTTTCCACTCTCACATTAACTGTAATTGCTCTAGACAGATACAGGTGCATTGTTTTTCACCTGGACAGCAGGATTTCCAAGAAGTTCAGCTTCTTTATTATAATCATTACTTGGTTGGCAGCTGCCATCTTTGCAATACCTTTAGCCATCTTCAGAGAATATAGATATGAAGAGATACCATCTCTCGATCTCAGGATACCTGTCTGCTCTGAAAAGTGGCCTTCAGGAAACAACAGAGATCCCACAATCTACAGCCTTTCGATGCTTATCTTGCAGTACATCTTTCCACTAGCCATCATTAGCTATGCCTATGCCAGGATATGGTTTAAGCTGAAAAGCCATATCAGCCCCACTTCTAGGACTGAAAgtcagcaaaagagaagaaaaacaacCAAAATGTTGGTGATGGTTGTTTTAGTTTTTGCAGTCTGTTGGTTTCCCTTTCATATGTTCCAGCTTGCAATTGATATGGATCTAGTATTCCATGAGTACAAACTTCTCTACACTGTCTTCCATGTCATTGCTATGTGTTCCACTTTTGTCAACCCGTTACTGTATGGATGGATGAATAAGAACTATAGGAATggcttccttttgttctttggtTGTAAGAACAAATCTGAGAGCCATGAAGGGGGGTCAATCAGAGGCCAATCTTACACCTTTAGAGCTACCACTTTCCATGGAAGTATTAAAAACCAACTTACAAATGGTCAACCACCTACGGAGCTTTAG